In Granulicella sibirica, the following proteins share a genomic window:
- a CDS encoding methyl-accepting chemotaxis protein, which translates to MFCLNSLAFCLSPLTSCCAGQSFSRSSLHYERRDRPKRVSFSARREIHLDRHNASQCSQVEEIMTISRKLYLSFGAALSFTLILGITAWASLSHIGSQIKVSSSSTHKLGLAGEIATLTSNMLSAERGMVSRTLLKDQDKVEEYNSQFHDDVAKRQEILKEYISVSTSEKAKGLLQELIDSYDARVQAHEALYRLAKAGDGVGAGALQASTLTEMAKATGIKVQELKQIATGQVAEIAASNQSTVASSVWLVLVLIILSACIGGLVIHIVRGINEALTQTVVELSEGAEQIAAASSQVSASSQSLAQGASEQAASLEETSASAEEINSMAHKNTENSTHMTKLVGDSASEFVKANRQLAEMMTAMNGINESGGKIAKIIKIIDEIAFQTNILALNAAVEAARAGEAGMGFAVVADEVRSLAQRSAQAAKDTATLIEDSVTKAEAGKTKLGGVVASIQRISGEFASLGTLVDEVSHGSKEQSTGIDQIGKALSQMEKVTQTTAANSEESAAAAEELNAQSESMKELTGRLNGMVGARMSSSINPVIYRTESRSRANSPAKRAPALSGHLAAKLSPAKTKLKPSSSKEFPLESNFSSF; encoded by the coding sequence GTGTTCTGTCTTAACTCTCTCGCTTTTTGCTTATCTCCTCTGACCTCTTGTTGCGCTGGGCAGTCTTTTTCGCGCTCATCTCTTCACTACGAACGGCGTGACCGGCCTAAACGGGTATCGTTTAGCGCTCGTAGAGAAATTCATCTTGACCGTCACAATGCGTCCCAGTGCTCGCAAGTAGAGGAAATCATGACCATTAGCAGGAAGTTGTACTTATCCTTTGGCGCCGCGCTCTCTTTCACCCTCATTCTCGGGATTACAGCATGGGCCTCACTCAGTCATATCGGGAGTCAGATAAAGGTCAGTTCCTCGAGCACGCACAAGCTTGGGCTCGCCGGTGAGATTGCAACCCTGACCAGCAACATGCTCTCTGCGGAACGCGGAATGGTCTCACGCACTCTATTGAAGGATCAGGACAAGGTCGAGGAATACAACTCCCAATTTCATGACGATGTAGCAAAGCGGCAGGAGATCCTCAAAGAGTATATTTCCGTGTCGACGAGCGAAAAGGCCAAAGGGCTGCTCCAGGAGCTGATCGATAGCTACGATGCGAGGGTTCAAGCCCACGAAGCTCTCTATAGGCTTGCCAAGGCAGGAGATGGTGTTGGAGCTGGCGCGCTGCAGGCCAGCACATTGACTGAGATGGCAAAGGCTACCGGTATCAAAGTTCAGGAGCTCAAGCAGATCGCAACCGGGCAGGTCGCCGAGATCGCCGCCAGCAATCAATCAACAGTAGCGTCCAGTGTGTGGTTGGTCCTGGTGCTGATCATTCTCTCGGCCTGTATTGGTGGGCTTGTTATTCATATCGTGAGAGGCATCAACGAAGCCCTTACGCAAACTGTCGTCGAACTTTCAGAGGGGGCGGAGCAGATAGCAGCCGCCTCCTCCCAGGTCTCCGCCTCGAGTCAGTCCTTGGCACAGGGGGCATCGGAACAAGCAGCATCTCTCGAAGAGACGTCCGCCTCCGCCGAAGAGATCAACTCGATGGCTCACAAGAACACAGAGAACTCGACGCACATGACTAAGCTGGTGGGAGATTCGGCCTCCGAGTTTGTGAAAGCGAACCGTCAACTCGCTGAGATGATGACAGCGATGAATGGAATCAACGAATCGGGCGGAAAGATCGCGAAGATTATCAAAATCATCGATGAGATCGCCTTCCAGACGAACATTCTGGCGTTGAATGCCGCAGTTGAAGCGGCCCGGGCGGGAGAAGCAGGCATGGGATTCGCTGTCGTGGCCGACGAAGTTCGCAGCCTGGCACAGAGAAGCGCGCAAGCTGCCAAGGATACTGCAACACTGATCGAGGACTCCGTGACGAAGGCGGAGGCAGGTAAGACAAAGCTCGGTGGGGTGGTCGCGTCCATCCAACGTATTTCGGGTGAGTTCGCAAGTCTTGGCACGCTGGTGGATGAAGTGAGCCACGGGAGTAAGGAGCAGTCCACCGGCATTGACCAGATCGGCAAGGCTCTCTCGCAGATGGAGAAGGTGACGCAAACTACGGCTGCAAACTCGGAAGAAAGCGCCGCGGCAGCTGAGGAGTTGAATGCACAATCGGAATCGATGAAAGAACTTACGGGACGCCTTAACGGAATGGTTGGCGCCAGGATGAGCTCCAGTATTAATCCCGTCATCTATCGTACAGAGTCACGCTCGAGGGCAAACTCCCCTGCCAAGCGCGCCCCTGCATTGTCTGGACATCTCGCAGCTAAGCTCTCTCCTGCCAAGACAAAGCTAAAGCCATCATCGTCTAAAGAGTTCCCGCTTGAGAGCAACTTTAGCAGCTTCTAG
- a CDS encoding ATP-binding protein: MFVFITIVVFASEMLFVRIAFFEDRWAVWWPGNGIAMGTLLLIRRRHRPWVLTEAHESLGLWLSREIMKRCGSSMQVRSAVQRGTVFHLSLERVDPESSDGEKGKGINAAKSHLAKSYHLTENSSFTLVR; encoded by the coding sequence ATGTTTGTGTTCATCACCATCGTGGTTTTTGCATCAGAGATGCTCTTCGTCCGCATCGCGTTTTTCGAAGATCGATGGGCTGTGTGGTGGCCAGGCAACGGCATCGCCATGGGAACGCTATTGTTGATTCGGCGTCGCCACCGGCCTTGGGTTTTGACAGAAGCTCACGAATCGCTCGGCCTTTGGCTCAGTCGTGAAATTATGAAGAGGTGTGGCTCGTCAATGCAGGTGCGGAGCGCCGTGCAACGCGGCACCGTCTTTCATCTTTCTCTCGAGCGTGTAGACCCTGAAAGCAGTGACGGGGAAAAGGGAAAGGGTATCAATGCAGCAAAATCTCATTTGGCCAAAAGTTACCACTTGACCGAGAACTCATCCTTTACCTTGGTCCGCTGA
- a CDS encoding diguanylate cyclase, whose amino-acid sequence MRADDKNYLPVSLLMLDVDHFKALNDSQGHQQGDKYLTIVAVELTRLAKRQTDLAARYGGEEFAVILADTSAESAEQLAESVRLAIETLQLPHRASPVAPFLTVSIGIATATIGGWMTPDALVAAADKALYAAKRSGRNRVVAATVESILAEEINLELSH is encoded by the coding sequence ATGCGCGCGGATGACAAGAACTATCTCCCTGTGAGTCTTCTGATGCTGGATGTGGATCACTTCAAAGCACTCAACGATTCGCAGGGACACCAGCAAGGCGATAAATATCTGACCATTGTTGCGGTAGAACTAACACGCCTGGCCAAACGGCAGACGGACTTGGCCGCGCGTTACGGTGGTGAGGAGTTTGCCGTCATCCTCGCGGATACCTCAGCCGAGAGTGCCGAGCAGCTTGCAGAGTCAGTACGACTAGCCATTGAAACGCTTCAGTTGCCACATCGAGCATCTCCAGTCGCCCCTTTTCTCACCGTCAGCATCGGCATCGCAACGGCAACAATAGGAGGCTGGATGACCCCCGACGCACTGGTGGCCGCGGCGGACAAAGCTTTGTATGCGGCCAAACGAAGCGGAAGGAATCGCGTAGTGGCAGCGACGGTCGAATCAATTTTGGCAGAAGAGATAAATCTGGAACTGTCGCATTAA
- a CDS encoding ligand-binding sensor domain-containing protein, with protein MNFIQNAIVLALLIFATGIMQAQEYGFRYLGASEGLTNLTIREIYQDRIGFIWVSTENGIFRYDGERFEEFGPNQGIPSSSAAGLGEAPDGTLLVGGKFGLYNLHGNHFEKLNVAFKSVSWAQGIQADGKGHTYIGTDSGLVVLSIAVHNDGFEARVIPQPAQVRGTGAFGVLVDGDTVWYGCGLELCRMDSKSTTIFGKDSGLPERSTLTIRKDHGGNVWVWERKLGAFELQVGKTKFRRPDLPIPVDALGGIAGTDEEGRILLPSAEGLLLRDNDGWQKIDRSNGLRGTVYSVLEDRQHSLWVGLAGRGLAQWRGYGDWTSYTSASGLGSDLVYEILPRADGSLLVGTEGGMFLGRTRGFAMAWTRVASLGSPAVHSVQAAPNGDAWVGTEGHGAARMRSADGRVTWFDEKQGFSAKDAYSLRFDRLHRLWVATEAGLFVSTAPYERFARITGLPANRFWAIAEASDGTIWAGGDGGLFDCVNGVWKSLAADGLSNKEVSALGAGGNGVIWVGYRLGGGIDRLQPSAGGMKIDKGIQRPGTTGLIYFLDFDAQGRLWAGTERGVDTWDGTRWGHYDIRDGLSWDDCDLHGFAAGANGTVWIGTSGGLSSFKSHPRNSLEMPPEVVFTHLIMGKTDVSGLSDPHFGAASNSLTAQYATPGAQKQTAVLFRYRLSGGQAWTETTERKLQFARLAAGAYRLQVEAKDGDRDWKGNRAEFPFVILPPWYLSWWFLSICALMPCSVVATMIRWRMARAKKRERELVRIVDEKTQELLKANQELQRLSFTDTLTGLANRRVFNHKLEEECARMTRTISL; from the coding sequence ATGAATTTCATCCAAAACGCGATCGTCCTGGCACTGCTTATATTCGCTACCGGAATAATGCAGGCTCAGGAATACGGCTTTCGTTATCTCGGAGCCAGCGAAGGTCTTACGAACCTTACGATCAGAGAAATCTATCAAGACCGCATTGGTTTTATATGGGTCAGCACTGAAAATGGGATATTTCGTTACGACGGAGAGCGGTTTGAAGAGTTCGGACCCAATCAGGGGATACCGTCCTCCTCAGCCGCAGGACTGGGCGAGGCTCCCGACGGCACCTTGCTCGTTGGCGGCAAGTTTGGGCTCTACAATCTGCACGGCAACCACTTCGAAAAGCTCAACGTCGCCTTCAAGTCCGTGAGTTGGGCGCAAGGTATCCAAGCGGATGGTAAAGGCCACACCTATATCGGAACGGACTCTGGTCTTGTGGTGCTCTCGATCGCCGTCCACAATGATGGATTTGAGGCCAGAGTGATCCCGCAGCCAGCCCAGGTTAGAGGGACGGGCGCTTTTGGAGTACTCGTGGATGGCGACACAGTCTGGTACGGCTGCGGACTGGAGCTCTGTCGCATGGATTCGAAGAGTACAACGATCTTTGGGAAAGACTCTGGACTTCCGGAACGCTCTACTCTCACGATTCGAAAAGATCACGGCGGAAATGTCTGGGTGTGGGAACGAAAGCTTGGCGCGTTTGAGTTGCAAGTAGGGAAAACCAAGTTTCGCAGGCCGGATCTGCCTATTCCTGTCGATGCCCTTGGTGGTATCGCCGGTACCGACGAGGAAGGGCGAATCTTACTTCCTTCCGCAGAAGGACTTCTGCTCCGAGACAATGACGGCTGGCAGAAGATCGATCGCTCCAATGGCCTCAGAGGAACCGTTTATTCAGTCCTCGAGGACCGTCAACACTCCCTCTGGGTTGGTTTGGCGGGTCGCGGGCTCGCCCAGTGGCGCGGATATGGGGACTGGACATCTTATACCAGCGCCAGTGGTTTGGGTAGCGATCTAGTCTACGAGATACTGCCGCGCGCCGACGGATCGCTGTTAGTCGGCACGGAAGGGGGGATGTTTCTAGGTCGGACGCGGGGTTTCGCCATGGCGTGGACAAGAGTCGCGAGTCTCGGCAGTCCCGCCGTCCATAGCGTTCAGGCCGCTCCGAATGGCGACGCGTGGGTTGGTACGGAAGGCCATGGCGCAGCTCGTATGCGATCTGCAGACGGCAGAGTGACTTGGTTCGATGAAAAGCAAGGATTTAGCGCCAAAGACGCTTACTCCTTGCGCTTTGATCGGCTGCATCGGCTCTGGGTGGCTACAGAAGCTGGGTTATTTGTGTCAACGGCTCCCTACGAGCGGTTTGCGCGCATCACTGGACTGCCCGCGAACCGTTTCTGGGCAATTGCCGAGGCAAGCGACGGTACCATCTGGGCCGGCGGGGACGGCGGGCTGTTTGATTGCGTGAACGGTGTTTGGAAGAGCCTTGCCGCCGATGGATTGAGCAACAAGGAGGTATCGGCACTCGGAGCCGGTGGGAATGGTGTCATCTGGGTAGGGTATCGCCTTGGTGGCGGCATTGACCGTCTGCAACCCTCCGCTGGTGGCATGAAGATCGACAAGGGTATACAAAGACCCGGTACGACCGGCCTAATCTATTTCCTCGATTTTGACGCACAGGGGCGGCTGTGGGCCGGCACGGAGCGGGGAGTAGACACCTGGGACGGAACCCGCTGGGGCCACTATGACATTCGTGATGGGCTGAGCTGGGACGACTGCGATCTGCATGGATTTGCCGCAGGAGCCAACGGTACTGTCTGGATCGGAACCTCCGGAGGACTCTCCAGCTTCAAGTCGCATCCACGCAATTCACTCGAGATGCCGCCTGAAGTCGTTTTTACCCATCTCATCATGGGGAAGACGGATGTCTCTGGTCTGAGCGACCCACATTTTGGCGCTGCGTCCAACTCACTGACTGCCCAATATGCAACACCAGGCGCTCAAAAACAGACGGCAGTTCTCTTCCGCTACCGACTTAGTGGCGGTCAGGCATGGACGGAGACGACCGAAAGAAAGCTGCAGTTTGCCCGATTGGCCGCAGGCGCGTACCGGCTGCAAGTGGAAGCCAAGGACGGCGATCGCGATTGGAAGGGAAATCGGGCCGAGTTCCCGTTTGTCATTCTCCCTCCGTGGTACTTGTCATGGTGGTTCCTTAGTATTTGCGCGCTCATGCCCTGCTCCGTGGTAGCGACGATGATCCGCTGGCGCATGGCGCGCGCGAAGAAGCGTGAGCGTGAACTAGTACGAATAGTCGACGAAAAGACGCAGGAGTTACTCAAGGCAAATCAGGAATTGCAGCGGCTTTCCTTCACCGATACGCTCACCGGGTTGGCCAACCGGCGTGTGTTCAACCACAAACTGGAGGAGGAATGCGCGCGGATGACAAGAACTATCTCCCTGTGA
- a CDS encoding NADPH-dependent FMN reductase, translated as MPVERFRTALQEASAVLFPTHEYAHGLPGSLKNTSDWVVGSGELSGKPVALINASTRAELAQASLGEVLKTINACLPSDTETTRTLLGRTFDASEIAENPEVAALIELSIQKIASSL; from the coding sequence ATCCCGGTTGAGCGCTTCCGCACCGCATTGCAAGAGGCTTCGGCGGTACTTTTTCCAACTCATGAATATGCCCATGGTCTTCCCGGATCTCTCAAAAACACTTCGGACTGGGTTGTTGGAAGTGGAGAACTGTCCGGTAAGCCAGTCGCACTGATCAACGCTTCAACTCGTGCGGAACTTGCGCAAGCATCCTTAGGAGAAGTCTTGAAGACGATCAATGCTTGTCTTCCTTCGGATACGGAGACAACGCGTACCCTCTTGGGTAGGACCTTCGATGCCTCTGAGATCGCCGAAAATCCCGAGGTTGCAGCTCTCATCGAGTTGTCAATTCAGAAAATTGCAAGCAGCTTGTAG
- a CDS encoding GntR family transcriptional regulator: MLSLHISASSGVPVYLQLEQQIKHSISSGLLQPGDQLPSTRRTAAELRINPNTVARAFQNLERDGVIRTVPGGGTFVGEAAAAGQGLLKSEKLRRLRPLANQLAVEAAQLRVVREDVARLLNEAFDALHSSTDRSRKPKSSATAETDS; the protein is encoded by the coding sequence ATGTTGTCGTTGCACATCTCGGCAAGCTCCGGTGTACCCGTCTATTTGCAGCTGGAGCAGCAAATTAAACATAGCATTTCTTCAGGACTTCTCCAGCCGGGCGATCAGCTCCCATCCACGCGCCGCACTGCTGCCGAACTTCGCATCAACCCGAATACCGTAGCGCGCGCTTTTCAGAACCTGGAACGGGACGGCGTGATTCGAACGGTTCCCGGAGGCGGTACTTTCGTGGGGGAAGCAGCCGCAGCAGGCCAAGGTCTTCTCAAGTCTGAGAAACTGCGCCGCTTACGTCCTCTCGCGAACCAGCTTGCTGTCGAGGCAGCGCAGCTCCGTGTTGTTCGCGAGGATGTTGCGAGATTACTGAACGAAGCTTTTGATGCCCTGCACTCTTCAACTGATAGAAGCCGAAAGCCAAAATCAAGCGCTACTGCGGAGACGGATTCATGA
- a CDS encoding ABC transporter ATP-binding protein gives MTSFAIQTRSLTKTYGHGTRKVCAVDDLSLNVPSGSIYGLLGRNSAGKTTTIRMALGLARPTSGSLEVFGLHPFDDPDRVTVLQQVGYVPEDKGLSVGTPRRLFETNRAYYPNTWSDALARTLIERLELPLDTPGLKLSLGNKTKAALICAIAQRSPLLILDEPTIGLDPVVLDTLLSILVEECTSEGRTVFLSSHQLHEIERIADWIGIMDCGHLMLEGRLDDIRARFRRLTVSGTSLPQSGPSIVSTRPSGRGTEYILQQDPEAFAADLASNGATILDSAPLSLNDIFLELCRTRDGKEVEA, from the coding sequence ATGACCAGCTTTGCTATTCAGACTCGATCCCTAACAAAGACCTACGGACATGGCACCCGCAAAGTTTGTGCCGTCGATGACTTGTCTCTTAATGTGCCAAGCGGTTCTATTTACGGGCTATTAGGCCGCAATAGTGCGGGCAAAACTACTACCATCCGCATGGCTCTCGGACTCGCCCGCCCTACCTCCGGGTCGCTTGAGGTCTTCGGCCTGCACCCTTTTGACGACCCCGATCGAGTGACAGTGCTCCAACAGGTCGGCTATGTGCCTGAAGATAAGGGACTGTCTGTGGGAACCCCACGTCGACTGTTTGAGACCAATCGCGCCTACTATCCTAATACCTGGTCCGACGCGCTGGCTCGCACCCTTATTGAGCGGCTGGAGCTTCCACTTGATACGCCGGGGTTAAAACTCTCTCTGGGAAACAAGACCAAGGCCGCACTGATATGCGCTATTGCTCAGCGCTCTCCGCTCCTGATCCTTGACGAACCCACGATCGGCCTTGATCCCGTCGTCCTTGACACTTTGCTCAGTATCCTTGTGGAAGAATGTACGAGTGAAGGTCGTACGGTCTTCCTTTCCAGTCACCAACTGCACGAAATAGAACGGATCGCGGACTGGATTGGCATCATGGATTGCGGCCATCTTATGCTGGAAGGCCGGCTTGACGATATTCGCGCTCGCTTCCGGCGCCTTACAGTATCCGGCACTTCTTTGCCACAGAGCGGCCCATCCATTGTCTCCACTCGTCCGTCCGGACGTGGCACCGAATACATCCTTCAACAAGATCCTGAAGCATTTGCTGCCGATCTCGCGAGCAATGGTGCCACCATCCTCGACAGCGCCCCACTCTCCTTGAATGACATCTTTCTCGAGCTCTGCCGTACACGAGACGGTAAGGAGGTTGAGGCATGA
- a CDS encoding IS110 family transposase yields the protein MQIHSIGIDLGKTNFHLVALGIDGKVLIRKKFNQKQLITFTANLQTTLIGMEACSGAHFLGRVLRSQGHDVKLIPAQFVKPFVKANKNDFLDAEAIAEAVDRKNMRFVPIKTDDQLDLQALHRVRDRLIARRTAVINQLRAFLLERGMTFAKMPAKLKIAMPEILENAEANLTPRMRSLVSLLWSEWKELDQQITVMNTEVEQIAASDPACERLRKIPGIGPLIATAVVASIGNGAAFRKGRDFASWLGLVPRQYSTGGKARLLGISKRGNPYLRKILIHGARAAVVRMKRERSSFGPWMDALQTRAPFNVVVTATANKLARIVWAVLSTGEEFRPGGRLLVS from the coding sequence ATGCAGATTCACTCGATAGGGATTGATCTTGGCAAGACGAACTTTCACCTTGTGGCACTCGGTATTGATGGCAAGGTGCTGATCCGGAAAAAGTTCAACCAGAAGCAACTCATCACGTTCACGGCGAACCTACAGACCACTTTGATCGGGATGGAAGCTTGCTCCGGAGCGCACTTCCTGGGACGAGTGTTGCGGTCGCAAGGTCATGATGTGAAGCTGATCCCGGCCCAGTTCGTGAAGCCATTTGTGAAGGCCAACAAGAACGACTTCCTGGATGCGGAAGCCATTGCAGAGGCGGTCGATCGGAAGAACATGCGCTTTGTTCCGATCAAGACGGACGATCAGCTCGATCTGCAGGCGCTGCATCGGGTGAGAGATCGGTTGATTGCGAGGCGCACGGCAGTGATCAATCAGCTGCGAGCCTTCCTACTCGAGCGCGGGATGACGTTTGCCAAGATGCCGGCCAAGCTCAAGATTGCGATGCCCGAGATCCTCGAAAACGCAGAAGCTAACCTAACCCCTCGCATGCGGAGCCTCGTCAGTCTTCTTTGGAGTGAGTGGAAGGAGCTTGATCAACAGATTACCGTGATGAACACGGAAGTCGAGCAGATCGCCGCCTCAGACCCGGCCTGCGAGAGGTTGCGCAAGATTCCGGGGATCGGGCCGCTGATCGCCACCGCAGTTGTCGCTTCGATCGGCAACGGTGCTGCTTTCCGGAAGGGGCGAGACTTTGCATCTTGGCTCGGCCTGGTGCCCCGGCAGTACTCTACGGGAGGCAAGGCCCGGCTGCTTGGGATCAGTAAACGCGGCAACCCATACCTGCGCAAGATCCTCATCCACGGTGCGAGAGCTGCTGTCGTACGCATGAAGCGAGAACGGTCGTCTTTTGGCCCATGGATGGATGCCCTTCAGACAAGAGCACCCTTCAACGTTGTCGTTACCGCCACGGCCAACAAGCTGGCACGCATTGTCTGGGCGGTACTGTCAACCGGCGAGGAGTTCAGGCCTGGTGGTCGCCTGCTCGTTTCCTAA
- a CDS encoding LexA family protein has product MDGDLLVVDRAAAPDNGCIVVVAVNGEYTVKRLRRGPDCIWLDPANHLYQPIRVSIGEDLHVFGVVKHAIHTLR; this is encoded by the coding sequence CTGGACGGTGATCTCCTGGTTGTGGATCGAGCAGCAGCACCCGATAACGGCTGCATCGTTGTGGTCGCCGTAAATGGCGAGTACACCGTAAAACGCTTAAGGCGTGGACCTGACTGCATATGGCTCGATCCGGCCAATCACCTCTACCAGCCGATCCGCGTCTCGATTGGCGAGGACCTACACGTCTTCGGCGTTGTGAAACACGCCATCCACACCCTGCGATGA
- a CDS encoding Y-family DNA polymerase: MTEVFGIIDCNNFYVSCERVFRPDLEGVPVIVLSNNDGCAVARSAEAKALGIKMGDPEFKIRDLIKRENVKVFSSNYALYGSLSGRVTDTLLSMVPTIETYSIDESFLNLGEFREREVEPLARELRERVRRWVGIPTCVGIGTTKTLAKVANFIAKKRPQYLGVCDLRSSQVREELLSTVPVDEVWGIGAASAAKLAKIGVQTAADLAALDPDNARALMTVMGGRTVYELRGISCLPLELMEPTRKGIAVTRSFGAPVTTRREMREAIASYATRAAEKMRRYKVAADNIFVFMHTNNFNNDPFYSNGASARFAETTNDTGEVVALAVRLGERLWRDGFRYSKTGIMITELLPETIRQPALWGDLDRERRERAWKAMDKLNATLGRDTVRILGAGPKSAAWKLRAEHRSPRWTTRWDELPRVRSH; this comes from the coding sequence ATGACAGAGGTCTTCGGGATAATCGACTGCAACAACTTTTATGTCTCCTGCGAGCGTGTGTTTCGGCCCGACCTCGAAGGCGTGCCCGTCATCGTGCTTTCAAACAACGATGGCTGCGCAGTAGCAAGGTCGGCGGAAGCAAAGGCCCTCGGGATAAAGATGGGAGATCCCGAGTTCAAGATTCGCGACCTCATCAAGCGCGAGAATGTGAAAGTCTTCAGCAGCAACTATGCCTTGTACGGAAGCCTGTCCGGAAGAGTTACGGATACGCTGCTCTCGATGGTTCCGACTATAGAGACCTACTCGATTGATGAAAGCTTCCTGAACCTGGGCGAGTTCCGCGAAAGGGAAGTGGAGCCTCTTGCGCGAGAGCTGCGCGAGCGCGTTCGTCGCTGGGTAGGTATCCCAACGTGCGTCGGCATCGGCACGACCAAGACGCTCGCCAAGGTCGCCAATTTCATTGCAAAAAAACGTCCGCAGTATCTCGGCGTCTGCGATCTTCGTTCCAGCCAAGTGCGGGAAGAGCTGCTTTCGACGGTGCCGGTCGATGAAGTGTGGGGGATCGGTGCAGCGTCGGCGGCGAAGCTCGCCAAGATAGGAGTCCAGACGGCTGCCGATCTCGCTGCTCTCGACCCGGACAATGCGCGGGCGCTGATGACTGTGATGGGGGGCCGTACCGTCTACGAGCTGCGCGGGATCTCCTGCCTGCCACTGGAGCTAATGGAGCCGACCAGAAAGGGAATTGCCGTTACCCGCAGTTTCGGGGCTCCGGTCACAACCAGGCGCGAGATGCGCGAGGCCATAGCAAGCTACGCCACACGAGCAGCAGAGAAAATGCGGCGCTACAAGGTCGCCGCCGACAACATCTTCGTCTTCATGCACACGAACAACTTCAATAATGACCCGTTCTACTCGAATGGAGCCTCGGCACGGTTCGCAGAGACGACCAACGACACCGGGGAAGTGGTCGCCCTGGCCGTGCGCCTGGGCGAGAGACTCTGGCGAGACGGCTTCCGCTATTCAAAGACAGGCATCATGATTACCGAGTTGCTGCCCGAAACCATCCGGCAACCGGCTCTCTGGGGCGATCTCGACCGAGAGAGAAGGGAACGGGCCTGGAAAGCGATGGACAAGCTCAACGCGACCCTCGGGCGCGATACCGTCCGTATCCTCGGTGCCGGTCCCAAGAGTGCCGCCTGGAAGCTCAGGGCAGAGCATCGCTCGCCTCGGTGGACAACGCGGTGGGATGAACTGCCAAGAGTCCGGTCACACTGA
- a CDS encoding DUF4113 domain-containing protein: protein MRSKNKGKGSEIRIASTRIYLRILGAGPKNAAWKLRAEHRSPRWATRWDELPRVRSN from the coding sequence ATGCGTAGCAAAAACAAAGGGAAGGGAAGTGAGATTCGCATTGCGTCCACAAGGATCTACCTCCGCATCCTCGGTGCCGGTCCCAAGAATGCTGCCTGGAAGCTCAGGGCAGAGCATCGGTCGCCACGATGGGCAACGCGATGGGATGAACTGCCGAGGGTTCGTTCAAACTGA
- a CDS encoding response regulator, whose amino-acid sequence MNDRKEVRVFVVDDETVIATTLTAILKQTGFDAVGFTNPLKALAAADDKSPDLLISDVVMPQLSGIDLAIQLKEKAPACKVLLFSGQASTADLLTSAR is encoded by the coding sequence ATGAACGACCGGAAAGAGGTGAGGGTTTTCGTGGTCGACGATGAGACGGTGATTGCAACGACACTCACCGCGATTCTTAAACAGACCGGATTTGACGCGGTTGGTTTTACGAACCCCCTCAAAGCGCTGGCCGCCGCCGATGACAAGAGTCCAGATCTCCTCATCTCGGATGTCGTTATGCCCCAACTTTCCGGCATCGATCTTGCGATTCAGCTCAAAGAGAAAGCTCCCGCCTGTAAGGTTCTTCTCTTTTCGGGGCAAGCATCAACTGCCGACCTGCTTACCTCGGCCCGCTAA
- a CDS encoding ferritin-like domain-containing protein, translated as MALKTVLIDELRDMYSAENQLVKALPKLAKGSKNPKLKAIFTAHLAETKGQVERLKKVFAELGEKPTGQHCNGMEGVIEEGKDALEKDEEGSSFEAGLIGAALRTEHYEIAGYEACISMATALGLPKIVKLLNSNLKEELAAAKKITAAGAPIMKLSAKEPETPKEPKSGKEKYSAKKSKEDEAKAAPDLVGEPEPSAV; from the coding sequence ATGGCATTGAAGACAGTTTTGATCGACGAATTGCGCGATATGTACAGCGCTGAAAACCAACTGGTGAAGGCACTCCCAAAGCTCGCGAAGGGCTCGAAGAACCCGAAGCTGAAGGCCATCTTCACCGCACATCTGGCCGAGACCAAGGGCCAGGTCGAGCGTTTGAAAAAGGTGTTCGCTGAGCTGGGCGAGAAGCCGACCGGCCAACACTGCAACGGGATGGAAGGCGTGATCGAAGAGGGCAAGGACGCCCTGGAGAAGGACGAAGAGGGCTCCTCTTTTGAAGCTGGGCTCATCGGAGCCGCGCTCCGCACCGAGCACTACGAGATCGCAGGTTATGAGGCCTGCATCTCGATGGCGACGGCTCTGGGATTGCCGAAGATCGTCAAACTCTTGAACTCAAATCTGAAAGAGGAACTCGCCGCAGCCAAGAAGATCACCGCTGCTGGCGCCCCGATTATGAAACTGAGCGCCAAAGAGCCTGAGACTCCGAAGGAACCGAAGTCGGGCAAGGAGAAGTATTCCGCCAAGAAGAGCAAGGAAGACGAGGCGAAAGCGGCACCCGATCTCGTCGGTGAACCTGAACCCTCGGCGGTATAA